The stretch of DNA AGTTCAAGGTGAAGTTGATTCAGCCGGTGGCGATGGAGCAGGGGCTTCGGTTTGCGATCCGTGAAGGCGGCCGGACAGTCGGTGCCGGTGTCGTCACCAAAATTCTTGACTAAATATACGCCTGATCATGACAGGGCAAAAAATCCGTATCAAGCTCAAATCCTACGATCACTCGTTGATCGATAAGAGCACGGAGAAAATTATTAAGACGGTGAAAGCGACCGGCGCTTTGGTCAGTGGACCCATTCCGCTTCCGACCAAAAAGGCGGTGTATACCGTGCTGCGAAGCCCGCATGTAAATAAGAAAAGTCGGGAGCAATTCGAGAGCCGGAGTCATAATCGTCTTATCGATATACTCTCAACGAGCACCAAGACAGTGGATGCATTGCTCAAGCTTGAGCTTCCCAGTGGTGTTGATGTAGAAATCAAGGTGTAATTGGAAGTAGCCCTTTTCGCGTGGCAATGAGTGGAATGATTGGTAAAAAGGTTGGCATGACCAGCATCTTTGATGCAGCGGGAAATAATATTCCCTGCACCGTCATTGAAGCTGGCCCAAACCACGTCGTGCAGGTCAAACGGCACGATGGACAGGACGGGTATGATGCCGTCCAACTCGGATTTGGCGCCCGTAAAGAACGACGGACAAGTAAAGCATTGAATGGCCATTTTCAGGCGGCAGGGGTTTCCCCTCAGCGTGTACTCAAGGAGTTTGAGTGGGCTGGTGATATGCCGGAGGTCGGAGATGAGGTTCGTGTAGAGAATATTTTTGTGGAGGGGGAGATGATTGATGTTGCGGGATTGAGTAAGGGGAAAGGGTTTCAGGGTGTTGTTCGGCGTCATGGTTTTCACGGGGTGAACGACCGGACCCACGGACAGCATAACCGCGAACGTGCACCTGGATCTATCGGTGCTTCCAGTGATCCCTCGAGGGTGATCAAGGGAATGCGTATGGCAGGTCAAATGGGAAACGCGCGTGTCACGGTCAAAAACCTCGATGTGACCCGCATTATCCCTGAACATAATCTGTTGTTGGTTCGTGGTGCGGTTCCAGGACCGGTCGATGGAGTGGTAGAACTATTTAAACAAGGCTGATCGGAAGCATGAAGTTGGACGTTTATCAGCATAATGGATCGCCTGCAGGTCGGAAGATTGCCCTCGACGCGGCAGTTTTTGGTATAGACCCAAATGATCATGTTCTGTGGTTAGATGTGCGCAGAACTCAAGCTGCAGCGCGCCAGGGTACCCATAAAACCAAAGAACGTGGAGAGGTCAAAGGATCAACCCGCAAGCTTTACCGCCAGAAAGGTACCGGGATGGCACGTGCCGGGAATGCGGCTTCTCCGCTACGAAGAGGTGGAGGGAGAATTTTTGGTCCGCGGCCACATCGGTACAATGTGCGGCTCAGTAAGAAAGTACGTCGCAATGCCAGATGCTCCGCACTCACCTACAAGGCTCGCGAAGACGCGATCCGTGTGGTGGATCCTCTGAACTATGAATCCCCCAACACGCGTGCACTGCTCACTCTTCTGGGGAATCTGGAACTGGAGGGGCAGCCGGTACTGATCGTGACGGCTTCCAATCGCCCTGAACTATTTCGCTCTAGCAGAAATTTGGACCGCGTTGTGGTACGTGAAGCTCGTAACGTAAGCACCGAGGATATTCTCCGCGCCCGGATATTGGTGTGTGAGGAGGATGCCCTCGCGGTATGGAGCAATCTTTGGGCCTCAACGCTAAGCAACTGATTGCCATGAGTCGACAAGTATTGATCCGGCCTTTGGTTACCGAGAAACTCTCCGCACAGATGGAAGAGGGACACTACGCGTTTATCGTAGATTCGAAGGCCAATAAAATCGAAATCAAGCAGGCCGTACGGGAGAGATTTCCAGCGGTCAAGATCAAGGAAGTACGTACGATCAATGTGCGCGGCAAGTATCGCCGCCAGATGACGCGTCAGGGGGTCAGACTCGGACGAACCGCCAGCTATAAAAAGGCGATTGTGACGCTGATGCCGGACAGTGAGCAGATTGACTTCTTCGAGAGCATATAGGACGATGGCGATTCGAAAACTTAATCCGGTTACTCCTGGGCAGCGTCAGCGCTCGGTGTCTGCTTTTGATCAGATTACCGACAGCACGCCGAAAAAGAAGCTTTTACGCCCAGTCAAACGCCGTGGCGGCCGTAACTCTACCGGGCGTATCATGGTACGCCATCAGGGAGGACGGCATAAGCGACGCTACCGGGTGATTGATTTCCGGCGCAACAAGGATGACATCCCTGCCCGCGTCGCAAGCATCCAGTATGATCCAAATCGGTCAGCGAGGATTGCATTGCTGGTCTATGCAGATGGCGACAAGCGTTATGTCATTGCACCGGATAAACTTGCAGTGGACCAGCAGGTCCAAAATGGTCCTGATGCACCGCCGGAGATTGGTAATTGTCTGCCATTGGGAAGGATCCCTTTGGGGACTTTCGTGCATGCAATTGAGATGAAGCCTGGTAAAGGTGCTCAGCTTGCACGTTCTGCGGGTACATTTGCCCAGATGACCGCCCGCGAGGGCAAGTATGTTACGCTGAAACTGCCCAGCGGAGAAGTTCGTCGAATTCTTGCTGAGTGCAGGGCAACGATCGGCACAACCAGTAACCCGGATCACATGAATATTGATTTGGGCAAAGCCGGTCGCCGACGCTGGATGGGGGTTCGGCCCAAGGTCAGGGGAGTTGCCATGAACCCGGTTGATCATCCGATGGGCGGTGGAGAAGGAAAGGCGAGTGGAGGACATCCGCGCTCTCCTTCGGGGGTTCCGGCCAAAGGATACAAGACCCGTAAGCGTAAGTCCGCTTCAGACAAGTACATCGTGCGTCGACGTGACGCCAAACGCAGATAACCATGGCGCGATCTCTCAAGAAAGGACCTTTTGTTCACCATAAGCTTCAACGTAAGGTGGACCAGCTGAATCAGACGGATAAGAAAAAGGTAGTGAAAACCTGGAGTCGTGCATCTATGATTACCCCGGATTTTGTGGGGCATACATTCGCGGTTCACAATGGGAGACAGTTTATTCCGGTTTACGTGACCGAAAATATGGTGGGACACCGCCTGGGTGAATTTTCCCCGACGAGAAATTTCCGTGGTCACGCCGGGTCCAAAAAAGACAGACGGGGGAGCTAATTGACCATGGAGGCACGCGCAATACGTAAATATATTCCCAGTTCGCCACGTAAGATGCGGCGCATTGTCAATGTGGTTCGGGGCCAATCGGTTCCTGAGGCGCTGAATATACTGCATTTTCTGCCGCATGCTGCGACCAGGCCTGTATCTCTGGCCATCCGGTCAGCGGTACATAATCTCATGGATAAAAATCCAGACGAGAGGTTCGACGAGAATGATCTTTTCGTGAAGGAAATCAGGGTGGATGAAGGCCCTGTACTTAAACGGATTCGACCCGCCGCTCGTGGTCGGGCACACCCGATCCGCAAGCGTATGAGCCATCTAACCGTAACTGTTCAAGCCGAAATCTAGTAGCTCTTAATCAATGGGTCAGAAAACACATCCAGTTGGCTTTCGTCTCGGCACCATCCGAGGCTGGGATTCGAACTGGTATGCCAGAAAGAAAGATATTGCTGCCAAGCTCTTTGAAGACGAAGAACTGCGCCGCTATCTCACGGCTCGGCTAAAGCGTGCCGGTCTCAGTCGTGTTGTGATTGAACGTACACCGAAGCGGATCATCTTCACGCTCCACACCAGCCGGCCAGGTGTCGTTATCGGCCGAGGAGGCCAAGAAGTCGAAAAATTGCGTGAGGAGCTCAAGCGGATCACGACCAAGGAGATCCAGATCAATATCAATGAGATCAAACGGCCAGAATTGGACGCCAGTCTGGTTGCGCAAAATGTGGCACAACAGCTTGAAGGACGGATTTCCTTCCGGCGTGCTATGAAGCAGGCACTCCAGGGGGCGATGCGTATGGGAGCACAGGGGATTCGGATTAAAGTGAGCGGGCGGCTTGGCGGTGCCGAAATGGGACGGGTTGAACAGTATCTGGAGGGGCGTGTGCCGCTGCATACGATTCGTGCTGATATTGATTACGCAGAGGCGACCGCGTATTCGATTTATGGAACCACGGGAGTGAAAGTATGGGTTTACCGTGGTGAAATACTTGGGCGACCAGATCTTAGTCCGAACGTGCAGGCCCAGCGCCAGCAATTGCGTCAAATGCAGACGGGAGGACGTGGCAGTGAAAGCAGTAAGGCTCGGGATCGCCGCCGCGGGAGCCGTGGGGGTCGTGGAGCCCGTGCAGGTCGTCAAGGCGGTGGACGTAGAGGTGGGAATCGACAATAGTTATCCAAGGTAAAGAGAGACACGAACCATGTTGATGCCAAAGCGGACGAAGTACCGCAAGCAACAAAAAGGCAGGATCAAAGGGAATGCAACACGCGGTGCACGTGTGAATTTTGGGGATTTTGCGATCAAAGCTCTTGAGCCAGGACGGATTTCCAGTCGACAGATTGAAGCCGCGAGAATTGCAATGACTCGACGGATGAAACGTGTGGGGAAGGTCTATATTCGAATTTTTCCCGACAAGCCGATCACCAGCAAGCCCGCAGAGGTTCGGATGGGGAAAGGCAAGGGTGCCATCGATCATTGGGCAGCGCCTGTTCATCCCGGTCGGATCCTGTTCGAGATTGGTGGAGGAGTCCCCCTCGAGCTTGCAAAGGAATCCATGCGGTTGGCTCAGCAAAAATTGCCAATCAAAACCAAGTTTGTTGTGCGGCCTGACTATGTGGAGAATTAGATGACCATGAAAGCAACTGAAGTACGAGCCCTCAGCATCGAGGAGGTGCAGGAGCGGATTCGTGAAGAAGAAGAGCAATTGGCCGAATTAAAATTCAGACATGCCATTGCACAATTGGAGAACCCGATGCTGCTTAGAGAAAAACGTCACTTTCTAGCACGCATGAAAACAATTCTTAAGGAGCAGGCTGCCGAGGATAAACATGAGTGATGTAAAAAGATCTTCCCGGAAAGAGCGTACCGGGATTGTTCTTAGTGACAAGATGAACAAGACGATCGTGGTCGGTATTCAGCGCCAGGTTCGACATCCGATTTACGGAAAGTTTATCAAGAAAACCGGACGCCTGTTCGCACATGACGAGCAGGAACAGGCTCGCGAGGGTGATACGGTGCGAATCAACGAAGTCAGACCATTGAGTAAGAAGAAGCGATGGCGTCTGTTGGAAATTGTGGAACGTGCGAAATAAGCCAATCCGATGATACAACAAGAGTCCAGATTAGCCGTAGCGGACAATAGCGGTGCAAAAGAAGTGCTGTGTATCCGTGTTTTGGGAGGAAGCGGCCGGCGTTATGCACGGATCGGAGATCGTATTGTGGTCTCCGTGAAGTCTGCGATTCCTGGTGGCGATGTCAAAAAGGGGGATGTATCCAGAGCCGTTGTCGTGCGGACACGCAAAGAATTACGTCGTACGGATGGGTCTTATATCCGATTTGACGAAAACGCAGCGGTTCTGCTGAATGCTCAGGGAGAGCCCAGAGGTACTAGAATTTTTGGACCGGTGGCACGGGAATTACGCGAAAAACAGTATATGCGTATTGTTTCCCTGGCTCCAGAGGTGATTTAGAGAATTATGGGTCAATCACGACGAAAAACGAAGAAACCCCATGTCAAAAAAGGAGACATGGTCATGTTGACAAAGTCGATCACGGCTTCCAAGGGAAGTCCTGACCGGGATCAGGGATACGTTGGAAAAGTTCTTCGCGTTTTTCCCGACGAAGGGCGTGTGATTGTAGAAGGGGTCAATCTGCGGATCCGCCATACCCGTCCCAATCAGGTCTACCCACAGGGCGGCCGTGTGCAGCGTGAAATGTCTATTCATATTTCCAATGTACAGCCCGTGGACAGCAACGGTCTGGCAACACGAATCGGACGTAAACGAATTGAAGATCCGGAAACGGGTCGGGGAGAATGGATTCGTTATGCAAAATCAACGGGAGAGGAGTTGAATTAGGGTTATGGCACAGTATGAACCGCGTTTGAAGACGCGATACAAATCAGAAATTATTGAGCAGTTGACTAAGCAGTTCTCTTACGGGAACCGGATGCAGGTTCCGCGCCTGGTCAAGATCACGGTCAATAAAGGTGTCGGTGAGGCTACCCAGAATCAAAAGCTTTTGGATGGCGCAGTGGATGAGCTCCGGCGGATCACTGGCCAGCAGCCGATTGTGCGACGTGCACGCAAGAGTGTTTCGAATTTCAAGCTTCGTGAGGGGATGCCAATCGGTGCCAGTGTCACGCTTCGCGGGGATCGTATGTGGGAATTCCTGGATCGGTTGATCACGCTGGCCTTGCCACGGGTACGGGATTTTCGTGGTGTCCCTGATGGAAGTTTCGATGGTCGGGGGAATTACTCTTTGGGAATCAAGGAGCAAATTATTTTCCCTGAAATCAATGTGGATCAAATCGAGCGCATATCGGGTCTTGGACTTACGTTTGTGACAAGTGCATCCTCGGATGAAGAAGCTTTTGCGCTTCTCAGGGAGCTGGGGATGCCATTTGTACGTCGACAGAGCGCAGCCGCCTGAGATAACGAAAGAAAACAGAGTACATGGCAAAAAAGAGTGTTATAGCCCGACAGAAGAAGCGCGAGCGGATGGTTGCGCAATATGCTGACCGCAGAGCGGAGCTGCGAGCCAAAGGCGATTATGAGGGCCTGCAGATGCTTCCGCGTGATGCAAGTCCATCAAGATTGCGCAATCGGTGTCAACTGACGGGGCGTTCACGCGGGTATATCAGGGTGTATGGTCTGTCAAGAATTGCATTCCGTGACATGGCCCGGGCCGGGAAAATTCCGGGAATTCGTAAATCAAGTTGGTGAGCAAATGGGGGTTATTACAGATCCGGTTGGAGACTACCTTGCCAGACTGCGGAATGCGCAGATGGCAGGACATAGGTACACAGACGTTCCGGCATCCCGGATTAAGCGGGCGATTACTCAGATCTTGAAAGACAAAGGGTACATTACGCGGTTTTTGAACGTTGATGATGAAGGTCAGGGGCGTTTGCGCATTTATCTCAAGTATGATCGCCATGGGAGTGGCGCGATCCGATCAATGAAGCGGATATCCAAGCCAGGTTTGAGAGTATATGCGAAAGCAGATAAGTTGCCTCGAGTTGAGAACGGACTTGGCGTTGCCATCTTGTCTACTTCACAGGGGGTGATGACCGATAAAGAAGCCGAGCGCATTCATGTAGGTGGTGAAGTGCTCGCACATGTGTTTTAAGATGTCAAGGATTGGAAAACAAAGTATTGCAGTCAGCGAAGGGGTCAAAGTCAGTATCTCCAAAGGGAATGAGGTGACGGTAACGGGCCCCAAAGGAACACTGCAGCTCCAGGTTTCGCCTGAGTTGACTTTATCGCAGGACGCAAATATGCTCAAGGT from Rhodothermaceae bacterium encodes:
- the rplD gene encoding 50S ribosomal protein L4 → MKLDVYQHNGSPAGRKIALDAAVFGIDPNDHVLWLDVRRTQAAARQGTHKTKERGEVKGSTRKLYRQKGTGMARAGNAASPLRRGGGRIFGPRPHRYNVRLSKKVRRNARCSALTYKAREDAIRVVDPLNYESPNTRALLTLLGNLELEGQPVLIVTASNRPELFRSSRNLDRVVVREARNVSTEDILRARILVCEEDALAVWSNLWASTLSN
- the rplN gene encoding 50S ribosomal protein L14 is translated as MIQQESRLAVADNSGAKEVLCIRVLGGSGRRYARIGDRIVVSVKSAIPGGDVKKGDVSRAVVVRTRKELRRTDGSYIRFDENAAVLLNAQGEPRGTRIFGPVARELREKQYMRIVSLAPEVI
- the rplX gene encoding 50S ribosomal protein L24, which translates into the protein MGQSRRKTKKPHVKKGDMVMLTKSITASKGSPDRDQGYVGKVLRVFPDEGRVIVEGVNLRIRHTRPNQVYPQGGRVQREMSIHISNVQPVDSNGLATRIGRKRIEDPETGRGEWIRYAKSTGEELN
- the rpsC gene encoding 30S ribosomal protein S3 codes for the protein MGQKTHPVGFRLGTIRGWDSNWYARKKDIAAKLFEDEELRRYLTARLKRAGLSRVVIERTPKRIIFTLHTSRPGVVIGRGGQEVEKLREELKRITTKEIQININEIKRPELDASLVAQNVAQQLEGRISFRRAMKQALQGAMRMGAQGIRIKVSGRLGGAEMGRVEQYLEGRVPLHTIRADIDYAEATAYSIYGTTGVKVWVYRGEILGRPDLSPNVQAQRQQLRQMQTGGRGSESSKARDRRRGSRGGRGARAGRQGGGRRGGNRQ
- a CDS encoding 50S ribosomal protein L29, which produces MKATEVRALSIEEVQERIREEEEQLAELKFRHAIAQLENPMLLREKRHFLARMKTILKEQAAEDKHE
- the rpsH gene encoding 30S ribosomal protein S8, with the protein product MGVITDPVGDYLARLRNAQMAGHRYTDVPASRIKRAITQILKDKGYITRFLNVDDEGQGRLRIYLKYDRHGSGAIRSMKRISKPGLRVYAKADKLPRVENGLGVAILSTSQGVMTDKEAERIHVGGEVLAHVF
- a CDS encoding 50S ribosomal protein L22 — translated: MEARAIRKYIPSSPRKMRRIVNVVRGQSVPEALNILHFLPHAATRPVSLAIRSAVHNLMDKNPDERFDENDLFVKEIRVDEGPVLKRIRPAARGRAHPIRKRMSHLTVTVQAEI
- the rpsQ gene encoding 30S ribosomal protein S17, whose protein sequence is MSDVKRSSRKERTGIVLSDKMNKTIVVGIQRQVRHPIYGKFIKKTGRLFAHDEQEQAREGDTVRINEVRPLSKKKRWRLLEIVERAK
- the rpsS gene encoding 30S ribosomal protein S19 is translated as MARSLKKGPFVHHKLQRKVDQLNQTDKKKVVKTWSRASMITPDFVGHTFAVHNGRQFIPVYVTENMVGHRLGEFSPTRNFRGHAGSKKDRRGS
- a CDS encoding 50S ribosomal protein L3 is translated as MSGMIGKKVGMTSIFDAAGNNIPCTVIEAGPNHVVQVKRHDGQDGYDAVQLGFGARKERRTSKALNGHFQAAGVSPQRVLKEFEWAGDMPEVGDEVRVENIFVEGEMIDVAGLSKGKGFQGVVRRHGFHGVNDRTHGQHNRERAPGSIGASSDPSRVIKGMRMAGQMGNARVTVKNLDVTRIIPEHNLLLVRGAVPGPVDGVVELFKQG
- the rpsN gene encoding 30S ribosomal protein S14, which encodes MAKKSVIARQKKRERMVAQYADRRAELRAKGDYEGLQMLPRDASPSRLRNRCQLTGRSRGYIRVYGLSRIAFRDMARAGKIPGIRKSSW
- a CDS encoding 50S ribosomal protein L23 produces the protein MSRQVLIRPLVTEKLSAQMEEGHYAFIVDSKANKIEIKQAVRERFPAVKIKEVRTINVRGKYRRQMTRQGVRLGRTASYKKAIVTLMPDSEQIDFFESI
- the rplB gene encoding 50S ribosomal protein L2, with the translated sequence MAIRKLNPVTPGQRQRSVSAFDQITDSTPKKKLLRPVKRRGGRNSTGRIMVRHQGGRHKRRYRVIDFRRNKDDIPARVASIQYDPNRSARIALLVYADGDKRYVIAPDKLAVDQQVQNGPDAPPEIGNCLPLGRIPLGTFVHAIEMKPGKGAQLARSAGTFAQMTAREGKYVTLKLPSGEVRRILAECRATIGTTSNPDHMNIDLGKAGRRRWMGVRPKVRGVAMNPVDHPMGGGEGKASGGHPRSPSGVPAKGYKTRKRKSASDKYIVRRRDAKRR
- the rpsJ gene encoding 30S ribosomal protein S10 gives rise to the protein MTGQKIRIKLKSYDHSLIDKSTEKIIKTVKATGALVSGPIPLPTKKAVYTVLRSPHVNKKSREQFESRSHNRLIDILSTSTKTVDALLKLELPSGVDVEIKV
- the rplP gene encoding 50S ribosomal protein L16, producing the protein MLMPKRTKYRKQQKGRIKGNATRGARVNFGDFAIKALEPGRISSRQIEAARIAMTRRMKRVGKVYIRIFPDKPITSKPAEVRMGKGKGAIDHWAAPVHPGRILFEIGGGVPLELAKESMRLAQQKLPIKTKFVVRPDYVEN
- the rplE gene encoding 50S ribosomal protein L5 — encoded protein: MAQYEPRLKTRYKSEIIEQLTKQFSYGNRMQVPRLVKITVNKGVGEATQNQKLLDGAVDELRRITGQQPIVRRARKSVSNFKLREGMPIGASVTLRGDRMWEFLDRLITLALPRVRDFRGVPDGSFDGRGNYSLGIKEQIIFPEINVDQIERISGLGLTFVTSASSDEEAFALLRELGMPFVRRQSAAA